In Phosphitispora fastidiosa, a single genomic region encodes these proteins:
- a CDS encoding TrmH family RNA methyltransferase — protein sequence MNRVEVITSRQNSLVKLVRGLGSRRAREAEGVFVIEGPKVIKEALVSGVSPEKIIVSQRALEHRAAAELVNGADLHAEVIMVSDEVMEYMSETETPPGLLGLVRMPEAGLAGLSALKTGPRALLVIIDGVQDPGNVGTVIRAADAFGADAVVTTGGCADIYNGKVLRAAMGSVFHLPVVRDAEPAELQEFLKDRGITVAATSPGENAISLSEARLAWPLAVVFGSEARGVSPEFREAAGILVRIPMPGRAESLNVAVAAGITLYEACRQRGCT from the coding sequence GTGAATAGGGTCGAGGTGATTACCAGCAGGCAGAACAGCCTGGTAAAGCTGGTCCGGGGGCTGGGCAGCCGGCGCGCCAGGGAGGCGGAAGGGGTTTTTGTCATTGAGGGGCCTAAGGTTATCAAGGAAGCCCTTGTCTCAGGGGTCTCTCCCGAGAAAATTATTGTTTCCCAGCGGGCCTTGGAACACCGGGCGGCGGCGGAGTTGGTGAACGGTGCTGACCTGCATGCTGAAGTCATTATGGTCAGTGATGAGGTTATGGAATACATGAGTGAGACTGAGACACCGCCGGGGCTGCTCGGCCTGGTCAGGATGCCGGAAGCAGGCCTGGCGGGACTGAGCGCTCTAAAGACAGGGCCCCGGGCGCTGCTGGTAATAATTGACGGGGTTCAGGACCCCGGCAATGTCGGGACAGTAATCAGGGCCGCAGATGCCTTTGGAGCTGATGCTGTGGTCACGACCGGCGGTTGTGCCGATATATATAACGGCAAAGTCCTGCGGGCTGCCATGGGCTCGGTTTTTCACCTCCCGGTTGTCCGGGATGCAGAGCCTGCCGAGCTGCAGGAATTTCTGAAGGACAGGGGGATTACAGTTGCGGCAACCTCGCCCGGCGAAAATGCCATCTCCCTCTCAGAAGCAAGGCTGGCGTGGCCGTTGGCAGTTGTTTTCGGAAGTGAGGCCAGGGGGGTGTCCCCCGAATTCCGTGAGGCTGCCGGTATCCTGGTAAGAATACCCATGCCTGGCAGGGCGGAATCCCTGAATGTGGCGGTTGCCGCCGGAATCACCTTATATGAGGCTTGCCGTCAGCGCGGCTGTACGTAA
- a CDS encoding Tad domain-containing protein, whose translation MLLKWKTLLAKQERGTITIYLVIVFTAILFFTGLFVDLARIKAAQNHLRRIADSSARSVMADYHPGLKSGYMLFGANRSDFAADFKKYVTANLPDSTRRDFRLLDLRYEEGNIYLTRPVSRKEVLRQQILEAMKYRAPVDITRELIDKFRQIGEMARFFDVNNEKRKSYSKINEKLTGIHENNLKIKGYKNELRENKTELINVKREITRLRNSESGGDKVRLGELMQRKTRLEGKMTASRSAIAGEVDKTEIARNEIEQEIKKLEEFPDAEVYRNYGPAGGGTAVTGEDMVNRGLDTFLDRLSLDLQGIDTNVTQTREALKSEARTQEADDRVFEKMGIEAATKAYERISAAVKTPVSPETGGTAQHAEQLRDEIEQYESGTDEIEALFSPEVIDGDVKRFADRYGSRADSISGLFRKIFGIINVGERLTELRDEIYINEYVLTYFSFLTSPPKGSPPYPYRNTEAEYICYGTGAPIALAVSELYFTRFALDSAAYFAFSKAPADLLARTVYSLIMGALEAAADTYKLLIAQESVPVASMFPDNPLERTPPLSYKDHLRLFMLLHSAEEAKLGRIDELVRERSGIDTGALPTLADGYITVSVKMWFLPLAGFGNLKAGPFDTEIREGRCYITKEVEFGYQ comes from the coding sequence ATGCTGTTGAAGTGGAAAACGCTGTTAGCAAAGCAGGAGCGGGGCACAATTACAATTTACCTGGTGATTGTATTTACAGCAATTCTTTTCTTTACCGGACTGTTTGTGGACCTGGCCAGAATCAAAGCGGCCCAGAACCACCTGCGGAGAATTGCCGACAGCTCGGCGCGTTCCGTGATGGCAGATTATCATCCGGGACTGAAGAGCGGGTATATGTTGTTCGGAGCCAACCGGTCTGACTTTGCGGCGGATTTCAAAAAATATGTCACCGCAAATCTTCCGGACAGTACCCGGAGAGATTTCCGGCTGCTGGATTTGAGGTATGAAGAGGGGAATATTTATCTGACCCGTCCCGTCAGCCGGAAAGAGGTGCTCAGACAGCAGATCCTTGAGGCCATGAAGTACCGGGCCCCGGTTGATATTACCAGGGAGCTTATTGATAAGTTTCGCCAGATAGGGGAGATGGCCAGGTTTTTTGATGTCAATAATGAAAAAAGAAAGAGTTACTCCAAGATAAATGAAAAGCTGACAGGCATCCATGAGAATAACCTGAAAATTAAAGGCTATAAAAATGAGCTGCGGGAGAATAAAACAGAACTGATTAATGTCAAAAGGGAAATAACCCGGCTCCGGAACTCGGAATCCGGGGGCGATAAGGTCAGGCTGGGTGAACTGATGCAGAGGAAAACCCGACTGGAAGGTAAAATGACCGCAAGCCGCTCGGCGATTGCGGGGGAAGTAGACAAGACTGAGATTGCCAGGAACGAAATCGAGCAGGAGATCAAAAAGCTGGAGGAATTCCCCGATGCGGAGGTTTACCGGAACTACGGTCCTGCCGGAGGCGGGACTGCGGTCACCGGTGAGGACATGGTCAACCGGGGCCTGGATACATTTCTGGACCGGCTTTCCCTAGACCTGCAGGGGATTGATACCAATGTGACGCAGACCAGGGAAGCCCTGAAATCAGAGGCCCGTACCCAGGAAGCAGATGACCGTGTTTTTGAGAAAATGGGTATTGAGGCGGCGACAAAGGCTTATGAAAGAATCTCAGCAGCCGTGAAAACCCCGGTTTCCCCGGAAACGGGCGGGACAGCCCAACACGCGGAGCAGCTGCGGGATGAAATCGAGCAGTACGAATCAGGAACAGATGAGATTGAGGCGCTCTTTTCTCCTGAAGTTATCGATGGGGATGTGAAAAGGTTTGCGGACAGGTATGGTTCCAGGGCAGATTCCATCTCAGGCCTTTTCCGGAAGATTTTCGGCATTATTAATGTAGGGGAGCGGTTAACCGAGCTCAGGGATGAAATTTATATCAATGAGTATGTGCTGACCTATTTTTCGTTTCTCACCTCCCCGCCCAAGGGGTCCCCCCCTTACCCTTACCGGAACACCGAAGCCGAATACATCTGCTATGGAACCGGGGCGCCCATAGCCCTGGCGGTAAGTGAGCTTTACTTTACCAGGTTTGCCCTGGACAGTGCGGCATATTTCGCCTTCAGCAAGGCGCCAGCCGACCTGTTGGCCAGGACGGTTTATTCCCTCATCATGGGAGCCCTTGAAGCTGCGGCAGATACATATAAGCTCTTAATTGCACAGGAAAGTGTCCCGGTTGCTTCCATGTTCCCTGATAATCCGCTGGAAAGAACCCCGCCGCTGAGCTATAAGGACCACCTGAGGCTGTTTATGCTGCTGCATTCCGCTGAAGAGGCAAAGCTGGGCCGAATCGACGAACTCGTCAGGGAAAGGTCCGGTATTGATACCGGGGCACTGCCGACCCTGGCTGATGGCTATATAACGGTCTCGGTGAAAATGTGGTTTCTGCCCCTGGCGGGGTTCGGCAATCTGAAGGCAGGGCCGTTTGATACTGAGATCAGGGAGGGCAGGTGTTATATCACCAAAGAGGTTGAGTTTGGATACCAGTAG
- a CDS encoding potassium channel family protein → MKQFAVIGLGRFGTGVAKTLHTMGYEVLVIDDDEERIQEVINDVTHAIQADAKDEKALKALGIRNFDVVIVAIGQDMQASILVTVLLKELGVKCVVTKAQTELHGKVLAKVGADKVVFPERDMGARLAHSLVSSNVLDHIELSPDHSILEVIAPDNLVGKTLKESALRAKYKITIMAIKRGGEIIVSPSPDDPIRENDILVAIGDNDNLRRIERE, encoded by the coding sequence ATGAAACAGTTTGCTGTGATCGGTTTGGGCCGGTTTGGTACCGGAGTTGCCAAAACACTGCACACAATGGGATATGAGGTGCTGGTCATTGATGATGACGAGGAGAGAATCCAGGAAGTTATTAATGATGTTACCCATGCCATCCAGGCTGATGCCAAAGATGAAAAGGCCCTGAAGGCCCTGGGCATCAGAAATTTTGATGTGGTTATTGTGGCCATCGGCCAGGATATGCAGGCAAGCATCCTGGTCACTGTTCTCCTGAAGGAATTGGGGGTTAAGTGTGTAGTCACCAAAGCACAGACAGAACTGCACGGCAAAGTGCTGGCCAAGGTAGGGGCTGACAAGGTCGTTTTCCCGGAACGGGATATGGGGGCACGGCTGGCTCATTCCCTGGTTTCCTCAAATGTGCTGGACCATATCGAGTTGTCTCCCGACCACAGTATTCTTGAGGTTATTGCCCCTGATAACCTTGTCGGCAAAACCCTGAAGGAATCGGCATTGCGGGCCAAGTATAAGATAACCATCATGGCCATCAAAAGAGGTGGGGAGATTATCGTATCCCCATCGCCGGATGACCCCATCAGGGAAAATGATATCCTGGTAGCTATCGGGGACAATGACAACCTGAGGAGGATTGAACGTGAATAG
- a CDS encoding TadE family protein — MFADRSGSYTLEASLVIPVILTVLLGIMFFSIYIYEKLALLETAVYSARQAAGVWDNSRKNPETGSLGGDFRTDGLYWRLTGDYSGSSLVKQKTAGAAALIKNRLRGGVPGDREPAAISVAYRNSLVQRTVSVDISRKAAVSPALPAGRLASRISGSAAAVIAEPVEFIRTWELAAGYISEAKNFLTDFAAEKAAAGDSKTIIASAKSDVNGKRVYHYPGCRHIGNMKQENILEFSSVAEANAGGYHICVDCAKSIIGRK; from the coding sequence GTGTTTGCGGACCGCAGCGGCAGTTATACCCTGGAGGCATCACTGGTTATTCCGGTTATCCTGACAGTCCTATTGGGAATCATGTTTTTTTCCATATATATTTATGAGAAATTAGCGCTGCTGGAGACCGCGGTTTATTCCGCCAGACAGGCAGCGGGCGTATGGGATAACAGCAGGAAAAACCCGGAAACCGGTTCCCTTGGGGGAGACTTCCGGACCGACGGCCTCTACTGGAGGCTCACCGGCGACTACAGCGGGTCCTCCCTGGTGAAGCAGAAAACAGCCGGCGCCGCTGCCCTGATCAAAAACAGGCTCCGGGGCGGCGTACCCGGTGACAGAGAGCCGGCCGCTATTTCTGTGGCTTACCGCAATAGTTTGGTCCAAAGGACCGTATCTGTTGATATCAGCCGCAAGGCAGCAGTATCCCCGGCGCTGCCGGCAGGCAGGCTTGCTTCCCGGATATCGGGGAGTGCTGCTGCTGTAATTGCTGAGCCGGTGGAGTTTATCAGGACCTGGGAACTGGCTGCCGGGTACATCAGTGAAGCGAAGAATTTCCTCACTGATTTTGCCGCCGAAAAGGCCGCAGCCGGGGACTCCAAAACAATTATTGCCAGTGCTAAAAGTGATGTCAATGGCAAAAGGGTCTACCATTATCCTGGCTGCAGGCATATCGGGAACATGAAGCAGGAAAATATTCTGGAGTTTTCTTCCGTAGCTGAAGCAAATGCCGGGGGATACCATATTTGTGTTGACTGTGCCAAGAGTATCATCGGGCGCAAATAG
- a CDS encoding TrkH family potassium uptake protein yields MKTKIKGSIFNRFTPSQILVTGFAGLILFGAVLLSLPLSSAAGEPTNFIDALFTATSAVCVTGLVVVDTGTYYSTFGQIVILLLIQIGGLGFMTMGTLFALLLGKRISLRERLVMKEAYNKMSIEGVVRLAKAVLAITFLIEGIAALILGFRFAGEFGLARGMYYGLFHSVSAFNNAGFDLLGDFRSLTGFTSDIPVNLVISVLVILGGLGFSVAVDILSKRKWRAFSLHTKIVISTTAILLAAGMAGVFLLEFNNAATMKGLPLQAKLMASWFQGMTPRTAGFNTLDIAGLRNATQFLIIIFMFIGASPGSTGGGVKTSTFAALVMAVIAMVRGKEDVEMFGRRLPRDIVQRSLTIIASSIVFVILITMLLTITEQAEFLAVLFEATSAFGTVGLSMGLTAKLTLLGKLVIIFTMYAGRLGPLTIAFALAQRSRKALYHLAEEKIMVG; encoded by the coding sequence ATGAAAACAAAGATAAAAGGCAGCATATTTAACCGGTTTACCCCGTCACAGATACTGGTAACAGGGTTTGCCGGCTTGATTCTGTTTGGCGCTGTTTTACTGTCACTGCCGCTGTCCAGCGCTGCCGGGGAGCCGACCAACTTTATTGACGCCTTATTTACCGCTACTTCGGCAGTCTGTGTTACCGGGCTGGTGGTGGTGGACACGGGAACATATTATTCCACCTTTGGTCAGATTGTCATTCTTCTGCTTATCCAGATCGGCGGCCTGGGCTTTATGACTATGGGTACCCTGTTTGCCCTGCTGCTGGGTAAGAGGATCAGTCTCCGGGAACGGCTGGTTATGAAGGAGGCCTATAATAAGATGTCTATAGAAGGGGTTGTCAGGCTGGCCAAGGCTGTTCTGGCAATTACCTTTTTGATTGAGGGAATTGCCGCCCTGATCCTTGGTTTCCGGTTTGCCGGGGAGTTCGGATTGGCGCGGGGGATGTATTACGGGCTGTTTCACTCGGTATCGGCTTTCAATAATGCCGGTTTTGACCTTTTAGGGGATTTTAGGAGCCTGACAGGTTTTACCTCAGATATTCCGGTAAACCTGGTAATCTCGGTTTTGGTTATCCTGGGCGGACTAGGTTTCAGTGTAGCTGTAGACATTTTAAGTAAAAGAAAATGGCGGGCTTTTTCCCTGCATACCAAGATTGTTATCAGTACTACTGCGATACTGCTGGCTGCCGGCATGGCCGGGGTTTTTCTGCTTGAGTTCAACAATGCGGCCACCATGAAGGGTCTGCCGCTGCAGGCAAAGCTTATGGCATCATGGTTCCAGGGGATGACTCCCCGGACTGCGGGTTTTAACACTTTGGATATTGCCGGCTTAAGGAATGCTACCCAGTTTTTAATTATTATCTTTATGTTTATCGGGGCATCCCCGGGGTCAACGGGCGGCGGGGTGAAGACCTCTACCTTTGCAGCCCTGGTTATGGCTGTAATTGCGATGGTCAGGGGCAAGGAGGATGTGGAGATGTTTGGCCGCAGACTGCCCCGGGATATTGTGCAGCGTTCCCTGACAATTATAGCCAGCTCTATTGTTTTTGTTATCCTGATCACAATGCTTTTGACGATAACGGAACAGGCCGAATTCCTGGCAGTGCTGTTTGAAGCAACCTCTGCTTTTGGCACTGTCGGGCTTAGTATGGGTCTGACAGCAAAGCTTACCCTCCTGGGGAAACTGGTCATAATTTTTACCATGTATGCGGGACGGCTGGGTCCGCTGACAATTGCTTTTGCGCTGGCCCAGAGAAGCCGGAAGGCTCTATATCACTTGGCTGAGGAGAAAATAATGGTGGGGTAA
- a CDS encoding serine/threonine protein kinase gives MLSAGDVLEGKYRIIRLLGQGGWGHVYLAENLKVGNRWAVKEIETAREFRVNFLAEPEILKKLNHSSLPRIIDIFRSGNFLYIIEDYFEGIGLKEVIGTREMCTEENAVYWAKQLCEILIYLHSLEPNPIIYRDMKPGNIIIDKENQVRLIDFGIAREFKRGGASDTTFIGTRGYAAPEQFSVDGQSDERTDIYGLGATLYHVVTGVNPGQPPFQMVPVRQVNPALSEGLERFISRCVQADPGKRYQGAGEALEALEALESMEPGGRSGSKLKTIIGTVAGSLLGRERASLLGSERASLLGKERASLQGEQVSLQRERVSGWRERSGPGSGLIGTVVIAVGGAARGTGCTHTALAAAAFLARKGLQTALLELNENPVYQTIQEEYPEAGLLEGSFRHSGVDFYSQGPAGSNDMLIKVIRAGYHYLVLDLGVVCRTGAKGIFEKSPGFDEMVRADLTILVAGAAVWQLKDLAPYLREPAAGSWRFAFRAPEMYLFHKINKELPQTCLPIPFAPAPFRITPETEGFYCKMLEPVLPPLENKKKWSVFSK, from the coding sequence ATGCTTAGTGCCGGGGATGTACTGGAAGGGAAATACCGTATTATCAGGCTGCTGGGTCAGGGGGGATGGGGCCATGTTTACCTTGCCGAGAACCTTAAGGTGGGCAACCGGTGGGCCGTTAAGGAGATAGAAACAGCCCGGGAATTCCGGGTTAATTTCCTGGCTGAGCCGGAGATACTGAAAAAACTGAATCACAGCAGTTTGCCGAGAATTATCGATATTTTCCGCAGCGGGAATTTCCTCTATATAATAGAAGACTATTTCGAAGGCATCGGCTTGAAGGAGGTAATCGGGACCAGGGAAATGTGCACTGAAGAAAATGCTGTGTACTGGGCAAAACAGTTGTGTGAGATATTGATATATCTCCACAGTCTGGAGCCTAACCCGATTATCTACAGGGACATGAAGCCAGGCAATATAATAATTGACAAGGAGAATCAGGTCAGGCTGATTGATTTCGGCATCGCCCGGGAATTTAAGCGGGGCGGTGCAAGTGATACCACTTTTATCGGGACCCGGGGGTATGCGGCCCCGGAACAGTTTTCGGTTGACGGCCAGTCTGATGAGAGGACTGATATCTACGGGCTGGGAGCCACCCTTTATCACGTGGTTACCGGGGTAAATCCCGGGCAGCCGCCGTTTCAGATGGTTCCGGTACGGCAGGTGAATCCGGCCCTTTCTGAAGGCTTGGAGCGCTTTATTTCCCGCTGTGTGCAGGCAGATCCGGGAAAACGATATCAGGGTGCGGGAGAAGCGCTGGAGGCATTAGAGGCGCTGGAGTCCATGGAACCCGGCGGCAGGAGCGGCAGTAAACTGAAAACCATAATCGGCACGGTTGCCGGCAGTCTGCTGGGGAGGGAACGGGCAAGTCTGCTGGGGAGTGAACGGGCAAGTCTGCTGGGGAAGGAACGGGCGAGCCTGCAGGGGGAACAGGTGAGCCTGCAAAGAGAACGGGTGAGTGGCTGGAGGGAGCGGAGCGGTCCCGGGAGCGGCTTAATCGGGACAGTGGTGATAGCGGTTGGCGGCGCTGCCAGGGGAACCGGCTGTACTCATACCGCGCTGGCGGCAGCAGCTTTTCTGGCCCGGAAGGGCTTGCAGACAGCCTTACTGGAGCTGAATGAGAACCCCGTATATCAGACAATTCAGGAGGAATATCCGGAAGCAGGGCTGCTGGAGGGGTCGTTCCGGCACAGCGGGGTGGACTTTTACAGTCAGGGCCCGGCGGGCAGCAATGATATGCTGATTAAGGTGATCAGGGCCGGATACCATTACCTGGTGCTGGACCTGGGAGTGGTCTGCAGGACCGGGGCTAAAGGCATCTTTGAGAAATCGCCGGGATTTGATGAGATGGTCCGGGCTGACCTGACAATACTGGTGGCCGGGGCTGCCGTCTGGCAGTTGAAGGATCTGGCGCCTTATCTCAGGGAACCGGCTGCCGGGAGCTGGCGTTTTGCCTTCAGGGCCCCCGAAATGTATCTTTTCCACAAAATAAATAAAGAGCTCCCTCAGACCTGTCTGCCAATACCCTTTGCTCCCGCCCCTTTTAGAATAACCCCGGAAACAGAAGGATTTTACTGCAAAATGCTGGAACCGGTATTGCCTCCGCTGGAGAACAAGAAAAAGTGGTCTGTTTTCTCCAAATAG
- a CDS encoding Flp1 family type IVb pilin, whose translation MKQLITGFFRDEEGMETIEMVIILVVLVSIAFMFRKTIVKWYNELISESINTDVGEVKDAPSLLKK comes from the coding sequence ATGAAGCAGCTGATTACCGGGTTTTTCCGGGATGAAGAGGGCATGGAAACTATTGAAATGGTGATAATCTTAGTTGTTCTGGTAAGTATTGCCTTTATGTTCCGCAAGACAATAGTCAAGTGGTACAATGAACTGATTAGCGAGAGTATCAATACAGATGTCGGTGAGGTTAAGGATGCCCCGAGTCTGTTGAAAAAATAG
- a CDS encoding TadE/TadG family type IV pilus assembly protein has protein sequence MKLRRCFGDSRGSLTVEAAIIFPVFLAMMMAIINFINVVMVYVAMDHAVSETVKQIAAHAYPLKELKTDSKTLNLITGEKMSQAGIVGEIFNRVAAKGSSLALETVIKEIARERIKEIYPLGELSDNDFQISRVSVYNPNGTAGSNSRINNVSLNNEDVAIVAEYRVKLLVPFFSRMIPLSAAAVERAWADGQILPSDPGEAGVL, from the coding sequence GTGAAACTGAGAAGATGTTTCGGGGATTCCAGGGGCAGTCTTACTGTGGAAGCAGCCATAATATTCCCGGTGTTTCTGGCTATGATGATGGCAATTATTAATTTCATTAATGTGGTTATGGTTTACGTGGCCATGGACCACGCTGTCAGTGAGACTGTGAAGCAGATTGCCGCACATGCATACCCTCTGAAGGAATTAAAAACCGACAGCAAAACACTGAATTTAATCACAGGGGAGAAAATGTCCCAGGCTGGAATTGTGGGTGAAATTTTTAACCGGGTCGCAGCCAAGGGGAGCAGTCTGGCACTTGAAACAGTTATCAAAGAGATTGCCCGGGAACGGATCAAAGAGATATATCCTCTGGGGGAGCTGAGTGACAATGATTTTCAGATCTCCAGGGTCTCCGTATATAACCCTAATGGTACGGCAGGCAGCAACAGCCGGATCAATAATGTCTCCCTGAATAATGAAGATGTGGCCATTGTGGCGGAATACCGGGTCAAGCTCCTGGTCCCCTTTTTCAGCAGAATGATTCCCCTTTCCGCGGCAGCGGTTGAGAGGGCCTGGGCTGACGGCCAGATCCTTCCCAGTGACCCAGGAGAGGCAGGTGTCCTATGA
- a CDS encoding DUF6382 domain-containing protein, whose protein sequence is MRGLTERLIYYREVDAKVTGVLWEFRTEYRVDSGKSYLVLSREGLESGDILGFQVEMLANNKIPGIVQIQLREKNGELEIYYDLTGLVSLRNHLKRQCISKVEFIRLLEGMVAILSDGSRYYLDNSSFVFNEDFIYLNPVTKEVFLIYIPAGIPQDTGQSFKTMVVNTLICSANIDTADNFVQKLLKLFGSGAFNPGEFCRRLKTIDVDDCSMANQEIGAACISGETGSTGINVPPGLVNTDKAAAAGVSCELQPLDGAAARAGKNTRTIALAVLAVIAVTGAILSNIYSSIGGFGDILADTQLAGYLPAGAIALLAAGGAVVWLVSSGKRTGRPPVEEPVSRHAGLQRFVAEINVPEPEKKPDAYSAPDAYNAPELYREPNAVNVPNAVNVMDAVNVPNAGVVSDEAMLTEETVLLGGVDYPFLMAVNGDETIVIDKPEFIIGRNESACDYAIRDRSIGRAHARIKAVDNVYYILDMDSKNGTLINNTRIMSSQQYELKHNDRVAFANVEYCFRVK, encoded by the coding sequence GTGAGAGGTTTAACCGAGAGACTTATATATTACCGGGAGGTTGATGCGAAAGTGACAGGTGTACTGTGGGAATTTAGGACAGAGTACAGGGTCGATTCAGGGAAAAGTTATCTCGTTCTCAGCAGGGAGGGGCTGGAAAGCGGAGATATTCTGGGTTTTCAGGTGGAAATGCTGGCTAACAATAAGATTCCCGGTATTGTGCAGATACAGTTAAGGGAAAAGAATGGCGAGCTGGAAATTTATTATGACCTGACCGGACTGGTAAGCCTGAGAAATCACCTGAAGAGGCAGTGCATCAGTAAGGTTGAATTTATCCGGCTGCTGGAGGGCATGGTGGCGATTTTATCTGATGGCAGCAGGTACTATCTGGACAACAGCTCTTTTGTGTTCAATGAGGACTTTATTTACCTGAATCCGGTAACGAAAGAGGTCTTTCTGATATATATTCCGGCCGGAATTCCGCAGGACACAGGCCAGTCGTTTAAAACGATGGTGGTCAATACCCTGATCTGCAGCGCCAATATAGATACTGCAGATAATTTCGTCCAGAAGCTGCTGAAGCTTTTTGGCAGTGGCGCTTTTAACCCCGGTGAATTTTGCAGGCGTCTGAAAACTATTGATGTGGATGATTGCAGCATGGCGAATCAGGAAATCGGCGCAGCATGTATAAGCGGTGAGACGGGTTCGACCGGGATTAACGTGCCGCCCGGCTTAGTGAATACAGATAAGGCTGCCGCAGCAGGGGTTTCCTGTGAGCTGCAGCCTTTGGATGGCGCTGCTGCGAGAGCAGGGAAAAACACCAGGACAATAGCGCTGGCAGTACTGGCTGTGATTGCAGTTACCGGGGCCATATTATCCAATATATATAGCAGCATAGGAGGCTTTGGTGATATTCTGGCTGATACACAGTTGGCCGGATATCTGCCTGCAGGGGCAATCGCGCTTCTGGCGGCAGGCGGGGCAGTTGTCTGGCTGGTAAGTTCCGGGAAGAGGACGGGAAGGCCGCCGGTAGAGGAACCGGTCAGCCGTCATGCCGGTCTGCAGAGATTTGTGGCTGAAATCAACGTGCCTGAACCTGAAAAGAAGCCGGATGCCTATAGTGCGCCGGATGCCTATAATGCGCCGGAACTGTATAGGGAGCCGAATGCAGTAAATGTGCCGAATGCAGTAAATGTGATGGATGCAGTAAATGTGCCGAATGCAGGAGTGGTGTCAGATGAGGCTATGCTGACAGAAGAAACAGTGCTGCTGGGAGGAGTGGATTATCCGTTTTTGATGGCTGTTAACGGGGATGAGACAATAGTAATCGACAAACCTGAGTTTATCATAGGAAGAAATGAGAGCGCCTGTGATTATGCTATCAGGGACAGGAGCATCGGAAGGGCCCATGCCAGGATAAAAGCAGTTGATAATGTCTATTACATCCTGGACATGGATTCTAAAAACGGCACCTTAATAAATAATACCAGGATTATGAGCAGCCAGCAGTATGAGTTGAAGCATAATGACCGGGTCGCTTTTGCGAATGTGGAATATTGTTTTCGGGTTAAGTAG
- a CDS encoding A24 family peptidase, with amino-acid sequence MTALFTAKTLILAVTLAAALFFDIRYCRIKNAVTFPAAAAGILVNFAERGFPGALLAVKGWVLPVLALFILYYINVMGAGDIKLFAAIGAIMGLPFVMYCFLFSVYIGGVIACWLLIRRGQFRDRMGRLYGYAKAVLFSGRLFPYCVKGDNESKFIFTAAIVPGTVVNWVLVYVWL; translated from the coding sequence ATGACCGCCTTGTTCACGGCAAAGACATTGATATTGGCAGTTACCCTGGCAGCAGCGCTGTTTTTTGATATCAGGTACTGCCGGATAAAAAACGCTGTTACTTTTCCGGCAGCGGCTGCCGGTATTCTGGTTAATTTTGCGGAGCGCGGCTTCCCGGGAGCACTGCTGGCTGTAAAAGGCTGGGTTCTTCCGGTATTGGCGCTGTTTATCCTTTACTACATAAATGTTATGGGAGCTGGGGATATCAAGCTCTTTGCCGCTATAGGGGCGATTATGGGCCTTCCCTTTGTAATGTACTGTTTTCTTTTTTCTGTATATATCGGAGGTGTCATAGCGTGCTGGCTGTTAATCCGCAGGGGACAGTTTCGGGACAGGATGGGGAGGCTTTATGGTTATGCGAAAGCCGTATTGTTTTCAGGACGGCTGTTCCCCTACTGTGTGAAGGGGGATAATGAGTCGAAGTTTATTTTTACGGCAGCTATTGTTCCGGGGACTGTTGTTAACTGGGTTTTGGTGTATGTTTGGCTCTAG